CGCTTCCCGCGTGACGCCGAGGTGCCGGCGTTTGGCCCCGTAGGCGTAGGTCGCCAGCCCGGCCTCGAAGTAGTCGCTCGAGCCCGGGACGGCCGTGATCGCGGCGCCGATGAGCCCGCCGGTACAGGATTCGGCGACCGAGAGCGTCTCCTCGCGTTCGCGAAGGACGTCGCCGACCCGCGTTGCGAGGTCGAGGTCGATCCGTTCGTTCATGGTGGGAAAACGGCCGCCTGGGTAGTGAATGGTCGGGCGAGTTTATCCCTCCCCCGGCCAAACTGGGCGCATGACCGCACCGTTCAGCTTCACCTTCACGCACGGCCCCGAACTCGTCTCGGGGCTGGATCGCTCGAGAACGCTCGCGACCCAGCTCGACGCACTCGGCGTCGAGCGACCGATGCTCGTCACGGACGAGACGCTCGTCGAGGTCGGGGTGCTCGAGCCGGCGATCGAGAGCCTCGAGGGGGCCGGACGTCCGTACGCGCTCTTCGACGAGGTCGAGCCGAACCCCCGGAGTGTCACGGTCGAACGGGGGGCCGAACGCGCCGTCGACGAGGGCGTCGACGGGATCGTCGCCGTCGGCGGCGGGAGTTCGATCGACGCCGGCAAGGCCATCGCCGTACTCGCGCCCAACGGCGGCGAGTGGGCCGACTACGGCGGGACGCCAGACGTCGACCGCTCGAGCCTGCCGACGGTTTGCGTGCCGACCACGGTCGGGACCGGGAGCGAGGTGACGCCCGGCACCGTCATCACCGACGCCGAGCGCGACGTGAAAGTGACGACGCGCTCACCGGAGCTGTTCGCCGACGTGGCCCTGCTCGATCCGGCGCTCTGTGAGTCGCTCCCGCCGCGGGTCACGGCGGCGACGGGAATGGACTCGCTCACGCAGGCGATCGAGGCCTACCTCAACCCCGAGGCGAACCCGATCACCGACGCGCTGGCGCTCGAGGCCGTCCGCCTGCTCGGGCGGTCGCTACGTCCCGCGGTCGCGGGAACCGATCTCGAGGCGCTCGCCGAGTTGCAGGTCGCGACGGCGATGGAAGGAATCGCCTTTCACAACGCGGGGCTCGGGCTCGTTCACGGGCTGTCCGAACCCGTCAGCGGCGCGTTCCACACCGGCCACGGAATCACGAACGCCGTCTTGCTCCCCGTCGTGCTCGAGTTCAACCTGATCGCCTGTCCAGACCGCTACGCCCGGCTGGCCGAGGCGATGGGCGTCCGAACGGAGGGGCTGTCGACCCGCGAGGCGGCCGGCGCGTTCGTCGATGCGGTTCGGGAACTCGCGGACGACGTCGACATTCCGGCGGGGCTCGAGGAACTCGGTGTCGACCGGGACGCGCTGCCGGAACTCGCAGACGAGGCCGTCGACCACGGCAACAGCCTGGAGAACCCGCGGGTGGCCTCGAGAGCGCAGCTCCTCGAGCTGTACGAACGTGCGTTCGTCGACGAATCCCGTCAGAGCACGAAGAACGCGCTGTAATCGAAGACCACGAGGTAGAGCTGGCCGAGCCCGGCGAGGATCATCACGACGCCGGCGATCCGTTTGATCGTCCCCATGTGAGGCGCGAGCTGTCCTGCGCCCGCGAGCAGCCCCATTCCCGTGGCGACGGTCACCGAGACCATCAACAGCGTGACGGCGCCCGCGTACGTTCCGATGACGAGGGCAGCGCCGGCCGGCTCGAGCGAAACCGCGTTGACGACGACGCCGACGAAAAACGGCGCGGCACAGCCGGCCGCCGCGAGCGCGTAGCCCGCGCCGAATATCCCGAACCCGAGGACGCTCGAGCGACGCTTCGGTAACGCCACCGAGAACGAGGGGATTCGATCGGCGACGACGAGGATCCCGAAGACGACCAGCACGAGGCCGACGAGTGCTTCGAAGGCCGTGACGCCCTCGAGCACCCGGTGCCCGATCCAGAACGTCAGTCCCATCAGGACGGCGAAGGTCGCCAGAACACCGGCCCCCGCGACGAGTCCGCGGCTGATCGCACCGCCGAGTGAGGCCTCTTCTCCCTCGGTCTGGCTCACGTAGAAGGCCACGTAGCCGGGCAACAGCGGAAACGCACAGGGGGAGAAAAACGTCGCCAGTCCGGCGAAGAGGGCGAACGCGAGCGCCGTTGCGAGAGCTGCGTCGAGCATCGATTACGTCGAGTCCTCGCTCGAGTCGCTCGTCGCCGGCTCGTCGTCGGATTCCGGTTCGTCGGCGTCTCCGGATTCTTGCCCGTCATCGTCCGAGACTGCCGCGAGTGCCTCCTCGATGGGCTCGACGATCACGTCACGTTCCAGGTAGCCGTGAGCGCTCAGGTACTGCTCGCCATCGGCGTCGAACACCGTCGTGATGGGGTGTGAGAAGACGTCGTAGTAGTCGACGAGTTCGGAGGGCGCGATACCGACGGGCCAGTTCCCGTCGTACTCGACCCACCAGCCGGCGAGTTCGTCGGCGGTCATGTCGGTCGTGTTCGAGTAGTTCGGATGGAGTGCCCCCAGAAACGTGACGCGGTCGTCGTCGACGGCGTTTCGCACTCGTCCGTGGACCGACATCATGTCCTGGCAGATGCCACAGGTCGGCATGAAGAACATGACGGCCATCACGTCGTTCTCGCCAGGGACGGTCACCGTCCCGGCCTCGCTCCCCGGGGCGTCGATCGTCTCGACCGTGAACGGGGGTTCGGGACCGCCGTCTTCGCCGTCCTGGCGGTGGGCCGCTGGCTCGGAACCGCCGTCAGTTCCGGACGACGGGAGGCCGCGACTCGCGAGCACGCCAGCGCCAGCGAGGACGCCCAGGCTTCCGACTCCCGCGAGGACGTCGCGGCGTCTCACGGCGACACCCCGCCCTCGAGCACCGATGCCCTGACGTTCGACCCTCGATCCGTCCGACTATCCATGATCGAACGTAGGGGTTCACGATAGAAGGGCTCACTGGTTCGATCGTAGAACTCGACGGTGAATCCAACGACCGGGCTGGTCACTCGTCCGTGCGTTCTGTGTTGGCGGCCTGGGCCTCGCGGGCGGCGTCGACCGCCTCGAGGAGTTCGTCGACGGTCTTCTCGCTGAAGTTGTCCCAGTGTTTGCGGCCGGCGCCGTCGATCACGATCGTCGTCGGGTACCGGAAGACGCCGTAGTACTCCTGGAGTTCGTCGCCCTCCTGGATCCCGACGGGCCAGTCGCCGTCGTTGTCGATCCACCACTCGCGGACCGCCTCCGGCGTCCCGACCCGACCGTAGGCGAGCATCGACAGGAAGACGACGTCGTCGCCGACGGCCGCTCTGGCCGCACCGAGGGTCTCCATCTCTCGCGCACAGGTTGCACACGTCGTCTGGAAGAAGTCGATGACCATCACCGTCTCCGGCTGGGGGACGGTGAGCGTGCCGGCCTCGCTTCCCGGGGCGTCGATCGTCTCGATCTCGAACGGCGGTCGCGTCACGCCGTTCGTCTCTTCTTCGTCGTCGCTCGCCGCCGACTCCGAATTTGGCGCCGGTGTGGGTGGTCCCCGGCTCAGGAGTACGCCGGCGCCGGCGAGCACGCCAGCGCTCGCGAGCCCCGCGAGGACGTCGCGGCGTCTCACGAAATCACCCCCGACTCGAGTGACGAACCGGCCGCGTCGTGACGCCCAGCGTAGCCCCGTCGACACATAGTCGACCGTACGTCCGCGACGAAAAAGGGCTCACTGGTTCGATCGTGGAACGGATCGCGTGACCCGCAGGAACCAAGCCGATCGCCGGCGTCGACTCGAGCGTGACCGACGACCGAACGCGGTGGAACGAGAAACACCGCGACGACGAGTTCGAACTGCCGAACCGGCCGACCCCGGAACTCGAGCGCTGGCTCGAGGCACTCCCGCCAGGGCGGGCACTCGACGTGGCGACCGGGACCGGGCGAAACGCGTGCTTTCTCGCCGAAGCGGGCTACGACGTCGACGCGGTGGACGTCGCAGACGAGGCGCTCGAGATCGCCCGCGAGCGGGCCGACGAGCGTGGCGTCGAGGTGAACTGGATCCGGGCCGACCTCGCCGAATTCGACCTCGAGGCCGAGTACGACGTGATCACGGTGAGCTACTTCGCCGCGCTCGACCTCCTGCCGGAGCTGAAAGAGGCGCTCGCGCCGGGCGGCGTGCTGGTGTACGAACATCACCTGCGCGCGGCCGAGGAGATCGAGATCGGTCCCTCGAGTGACCGCTACCGCTATCGGGCGAACGATCTCCTCCGGGCGTGTCTCGACCTGACGGTCCTCCACTACGAGGAACGGCTCCGGACGGTGACCGACGGCACCGCGGCGGTGGCGACGCTCGTCGCACGAAACACACACGGGGGGACCCAGTCGTACCCTGCACTCCCCGACCCAGAGCCGAACGGTTAAGAGAGCGCTCTCCGATGGGAGGTGTATGTCATGGGACACGATCTCCCTCGAGCGGAGTGACGGCGTCGCGACCATCACCGTCGACCGGCCGGACAGCCTGAACGCGCTGAACCGCGGGACGATGCTGGCGCTCTCGGAAGCGATCGAAGAAGCCGAGAACGCCCGGGTGCTCGTCTTCACCGGCGCCGGCGAGGACTCGTTCGTCGCGGGCGCCGACATCGG
This portion of the Natronobeatus ordinarius genome encodes:
- a CDS encoding iron-containing alcohol dehydrogenase; translated protein: MTAPFSFTFTHGPELVSGLDRSRTLATQLDALGVERPMLVTDETLVEVGVLEPAIESLEGAGRPYALFDEVEPNPRSVTVERGAERAVDEGVDGIVAVGGGSSIDAGKAIAVLAPNGGEWADYGGTPDVDRSSLPTVCVPTTVGTGSEVTPGTVITDAERDVKVTTRSPELFADVALLDPALCESLPPRVTAATGMDSLTQAIEAYLNPEANPITDALALEAVRLLGRSLRPAVAGTDLEALAELQVATAMEGIAFHNAGLGLVHGLSEPVSGAFHTGHGITNAVLLPVVLEFNLIACPDRYARLAEAMGVRTEGLSTREAAGAFVDAVRELADDVDIPAGLEELGVDRDALPELADEAVDHGNSLENPRVASRAQLLELYERAFVDESRQSTKNAL
- a CDS encoding cytochrome c biogenesis protein CcdA, with product MLDAALATALAFALFAGLATFFSPCAFPLLPGYVAFYVSQTEGEEASLGGAISRGLVAGAGVLATFAVLMGLTFWIGHRVLEGVTAFEALVGLVLVVFGILVVADRIPSFSVALPKRRSSVLGFGIFGAGYALAAAGCAAPFFVGVVVNAVSLEPAGAALVIGTYAGAVTLLMVSVTVATGMGLLAGAGQLAPHMGTIKRIAGVVMILAGLGQLYLVVFDYSAFFVL
- a CDS encoding TlpA family protein disulfide reductase, whose amino-acid sequence is MRRRDVLAGVGSLGVLAGAGVLASRGLPSSGTDGGSEPAAHRQDGEDGGPEPPFTVETIDAPGSEAGTVTVPGENDVMAVMFFMPTCGICQDMMSVHGRVRNAVDDDRVTFLGALHPNYSNTTDMTADELAGWWVEYDGNWPVGIAPSELVDYYDVFSHPITTVFDADGEQYLSAHGYLERDVIVEPIEEALAAVSDDDGQESGDADEPESDDEPATSDSSEDST
- a CDS encoding TlpA family protein disulfide reductase, producing the protein MRRRDVLAGLASAGVLAGAGVLLSRGPPTPAPNSESAASDDEEETNGVTRPPFEIETIDAPGSEAGTLTVPQPETVMVIDFFQTTCATCAREMETLGAARAAVGDDVVFLSMLAYGRVGTPEAVREWWIDNDGDWPVGIQEGDELQEYYGVFRYPTTIVIDGAGRKHWDNFSEKTVDELLEAVDAAREAQAANTERTDE
- a CDS encoding class I SAM-dependent methyltransferase; this translates as MTDDRTRWNEKHRDDEFELPNRPTPELERWLEALPPGRALDVATGTGRNACFLAEAGYDVDAVDVADEALEIARERADERGVEVNWIRADLAEFDLEAEYDVITVSYFAALDLLPELKEALAPGGVLVYEHHLRAAEEIEIGPSSDRYRYRANDLLRACLDLTVLHYEERLRTVTDGTAAVATLVARNTHGGTQSYPALPDPEPNG